A single region of the Marinobacter bohaiensis genome encodes:
- the thpR gene encoding RNA 2',3'-cyclic phosphodiesterase, which yields MLRLFVGLELPDAIKHSLVAIRSNLKGARWQTTDQLHLTLCFIGNLDDDHLPAIYDALHGLTVTPFTLTVEGIGLFGSSQHPKNLWVGVREEAAVATLHDELHRRLAPLDIEPQGRAYHPHITLARFRGRRTRQYAARQDKREPPSGLRELLQQHQGLSLPPFGVDHVSLFSSTRRPEGSHYQVIGRFPAD from the coding sequence ATGCTCCGCCTGTTTGTCGGCCTGGAACTTCCGGACGCCATCAAGCACTCGCTGGTCGCAATCAGGAGCAACCTCAAGGGCGCACGCTGGCAGACCACGGATCAACTGCACCTGACCCTGTGTTTTATTGGCAACCTGGACGACGATCACCTGCCGGCGATCTACGATGCGCTGCACGGGTTGACAGTGACGCCCTTCACCCTGACCGTCGAAGGCATCGGCCTGTTCGGGTCGAGTCAGCACCCCAAGAATCTGTGGGTCGGCGTACGCGAGGAGGCGGCGGTGGCGACACTCCATGACGAACTGCACCGGCGCCTGGCACCGCTGGACATCGAGCCGCAGGGCCGCGCCTACCACCCGCACATCACCCTGGCCCGTTTTCGGGGTCGGCGGACCCGTCAGTACGCTGCCCGACAGGACAAACGCGAACCGCCATCCGGCCTGCGCGAGTTACTGCAACAGCACCAAGGCCTGAGCCTGCCGCCGTTCGGGGTGGACCACGTCAGCCTGTTCAGCAGCACACGAAGACCGGAAGGCTCGCACTATCAGGTCATCGGGCGCTTTCCGGCGGACTGA
- a CDS encoding alkaline phosphatase family protein gives MPPIPLLIPLLLLNACFVLLQWPGAAVLPWLAVETLLLAGLFNLLPASRFSLLLAWLLGAGYALMSLLALADLAIHQALGRSLNLILDGGLAGKGLELVAANLGGAAALVAVLVLLLWFVGVTWLVRTLLMRLQRPRVAPPLAWGLLGVGLLSVLLVPVRQSPVVISGAGLLAEQWSLALETRQASRAFEQRLSAPMGTDGAKPLGALASSNVMLGFVESYGMAALNDPRYRERIGPRLDSMAQALEQAGLAVVSGRLRSPVQGGESWLAHATLLSGLWVDSQLDYDILLASGYPTLIDDFRHSGHDTVAVMPAITRAWPEGERLRYNRIYDADSMGYEGPPLNWVTMPDQYTWSFFERRVRQPGATPVFAELALISSHAPWVPILPVLDDWRTIGAGRVFEPWQGAGEAPSSLWQDPERVRQHYARALDYSLAVATDYASRYLQDNDLLILLGDHQPAPLVTGEGASRDVPVHVISRRPELLQPFLDEDADTVLPGFRRGTWPQAGQAGAGMDALRSFLHVHYSGGVRISGLSPPESAR, from the coding sequence ATGCCGCCGATCCCGCTCCTGATCCCTCTGTTGCTACTCAATGCCTGCTTCGTGTTACTGCAGTGGCCTGGTGCTGCGGTGTTGCCCTGGCTGGCGGTTGAGACCCTGCTGCTGGCCGGGCTGTTCAACCTGCTGCCTGCCTCCCGCTTCAGCCTGCTGTTGGCCTGGCTGCTGGGCGCCGGGTACGCCCTGATGAGCCTGCTGGCGCTGGCGGACCTGGCGATCCACCAGGCGCTGGGGCGGTCGCTCAACCTGATATTGGATGGTGGGCTGGCCGGCAAGGGGCTGGAGCTGGTGGCGGCGAACCTGGGCGGGGCGGCGGCGTTGGTTGCGGTCCTGGTTCTGCTGCTCTGGTTTGTCGGTGTGACCTGGTTGGTAAGGACGCTGTTAATGCGCCTGCAGCGACCCCGGGTAGCGCCGCCGTTGGCCTGGGGGCTGTTGGGTGTCGGCCTGTTGAGTGTTCTGCTGGTGCCTGTGCGTCAGTCGCCAGTCGTTATTAGTGGCGCTGGGCTGCTGGCGGAGCAGTGGTCGTTGGCGCTGGAAACCCGGCAGGCCAGCCGGGCGTTCGAGCAGCGGCTGTCGGCGCCGATGGGCACGGATGGTGCCAAGCCGCTGGGCGCCCTGGCTTCCAGCAACGTGATGCTCGGCTTCGTCGAATCCTACGGTATGGCGGCGCTCAATGATCCCCGCTATCGGGAACGTATCGGGCCTCGTCTGGACAGCATGGCGCAGGCGCTGGAGCAGGCCGGCCTGGCGGTGGTCAGCGGCCGCCTGCGCTCGCCGGTGCAGGGCGGAGAGTCCTGGCTGGCCCACGCCACCTTGCTCAGCGGCCTGTGGGTGGACAGCCAACTGGACTACGACATTCTGCTGGCCAGCGGTTACCCGACCCTGATCGACGACTTTCGCCACTCCGGCCACGACACGGTGGCGGTGATGCCGGCGATTACCCGTGCCTGGCCGGAAGGTGAACGGCTGCGCTACAACCGTATCTACGACGCCGACAGTATGGGGTACGAGGGGCCGCCGCTGAACTGGGTCACCATGCCGGACCAGTACACCTGGTCGTTCTTCGAACGCCGCGTCCGGCAGCCCGGCGCGACGCCGGTGTTTGCCGAGCTGGCGCTGATCAGCAGCCATGCGCCCTGGGTACCGATCCTGCCGGTGCTGGACGACTGGCGGACCATCGGTGCCGGCCGCGTGTTCGAACCCTGGCAGGGAGCCGGGGAGGCGCCGTCAAGCCTGTGGCAGGACCCGGAGCGGGTGCGTCAGCACTATGCGCGGGCTCTGGATTACTCGCTGGCCGTGGCCACGGACTACGCCAGCCGCTATCTGCAGGACAACGATCTGCTGATCCTGCTGGGAGACCACCAGCCGGCGCCGCTGGTGACCGGCGAAGGCGCCAGCCGGGATGTGCCTGTGCATGTGATCAGTCGCCGGCCCGAGCTGCTGCAGCCGTTTCTGGACGAGGATGCGGATACGGTCCTGCCTGGATTCCGGCGCGGCACCTGGCCGCAGGCCGGGCAGGCGGGCGCCGGCATGGATGCTCTGAGGTCCTTCCTGCACGTCCACTATTCAGGGGGCGTCCGGATCAGCGGTCTCAGTCCGCCGGAAAGCGCCCGATGA
- a CDS encoding MgtC/SapB family protein gives MTWRLLAALGAGAIIGYERSFHGRPAGFRTHSLVCLASSLLMLVTVYESHWIPETMANVRLDPTRMAQGIMTGIGFLGAGVIVKEGLTVRGLTTAASIWVTAAIGILAGVGFYLPLTVSLLIVVVVLALFRWVESKVPTQGFYHFDVQLTPSADMNEQFVRDLIERHGFSIAHFSYRVHAERQVRRHKMVLCSTDDSSAARLAETLEITEAVIEFRIAPMLG, from the coding sequence ATGACATGGCGGCTGCTTGCCGCATTGGGCGCCGGGGCAATCATTGGCTACGAGCGTTCGTTCCACGGTCGTCCCGCGGGCTTTCGCACCCACTCGCTGGTGTGCCTGGCGTCCAGTCTGCTGATGCTGGTCACGGTCTACGAGTCCCACTGGATCCCGGAGACCATGGCGAACGTCCGGCTGGACCCGACCCGGATGGCCCAGGGCATCATGACCGGCATCGGTTTCCTCGGGGCGGGGGTGATCGTCAAGGAAGGCCTGACCGTGCGCGGTCTCACTACGGCGGCGTCGATCTGGGTGACGGCGGCTATCGGTATTCTCGCCGGCGTTGGCTTCTACCTGCCGCTGACAGTGTCGTTGCTGATCGTCGTGGTGGTGCTGGCCCTGTTCCGCTGGGTCGAGAGCAAGGTGCCCACCCAGGGGTTCTATCATTTCGATGTGCAGCTCACCCCCTCGGCGGACATGAACGAGCAGTTCGTGCGTGACCTGATCGAACGCCACGGCTTCAGCATCGCCCACTTCAGCTACCGGGTCCACGCCGAGCGCCAGGTGCGCCGGCACAAGATGGTGCTGTGCTCGACCGACGACAGCAGCGCGGCCCGTCTGGCCGAGACCCTGGAAATCACGGAGGCGGTGATCGAGTTCCGGATTGCACCCATGCTGGGCTGA
- a CDS encoding YkoF family thiamine/hydroxymethylpyrimidine-binding protein — protein sequence MYLSVQISHYPLQDDYKPCIKQVIERLKSSELEVHPNRMSTQVFGEFDDVMRVLSETMKWSFETHGKAVFTANFLEGDRRPAD from the coding sequence ATGTATCTATCCGTGCAGATCAGCCACTACCCGCTGCAGGATGACTACAAACCCTGCATCAAGCAGGTCATCGAACGGTTGAAAAGCAGCGAGCTGGAAGTACACCCAAATCGTATGAGCACCCAGGTGTTCGGCGAGTTCGACGACGTGATGCGGGTTCTGTCCGAGACCATGAAATGGTCTTTCGAAACCCACGGCAAGGCGGTATTTACCGCCAATTTCCTGGAGGGAGACCGGCGGCCAGCAGACTGA
- a CDS encoding antibiotic biosynthesis monooxygenase, with protein sequence MSDAMNDPQERTEPGAPRESGAHYESGRTIFIRHTVRPRERARYETWLRQIIEAAARFPGHQGVHVLRPPEGSQAFEIAVRFSGAQQAEAWLDSDIRRELVADILPALEQDEQVEIRTGIDFWFTPPASGAKQPTRWKQWLVTTAVIWPLTMVVPLLWQPVFEALPTLSTWGIRHGLIAGTIVALVVYLVMPRVVRLVAPWLFR encoded by the coding sequence AAGAACGGAACCCGGAGCGCCCCGTGAGTCTGGGGCGCACTATGAATCCGGGCGAACCATTTTCATTCGCCACACGGTACGGCCGCGCGAACGGGCACGGTACGAAACCTGGCTCAGGCAGATCATTGAGGCGGCGGCCCGGTTTCCCGGGCATCAGGGCGTTCATGTGCTGCGACCACCCGAGGGAAGTCAGGCTTTCGAGATCGCGGTCCGGTTCTCCGGCGCCCAGCAAGCGGAAGCCTGGCTGGACTCCGATATCCGCCGGGAACTGGTCGCCGACATCCTGCCCGCACTGGAGCAGGATGAGCAGGTGGAGATCCGAACGGGCATTGATTTCTGGTTCACGCCGCCGGCATCCGGGGCCAAACAGCCGACGCGCTGGAAACAGTGGCTTGTCACCACCGCGGTGATCTGGCCGCTCACTATGGTTGTCCCACTTCTTTGGCAGCCTGTTTTTGAAGCTCTCCCGACGCTTTCCACCTGGGGCATTCGGCACGGGTTGATTGCGGGTACCATCGTGGCCCTGGTGGTGTACCTGGTCATGCCCCGAGTGGTTCGGCTGGTGGCGCCCTGGCTGTTTCGCTAG